CTGTTAGTTAATGGCTCTGAATGGGGTTCGAGATGGACAGTTTTGCTAGTGCAAATTTCGTAGCACAACTACGTGTTTTGATGTCAATAAATTGGGGATCACTTATTATGACCAGGTTTCGCTGCATTGATACCATTCTTGGATTCATCCATCTGGGCTAAAGAATTTTCCTAAAGACCAGTTAACTTTTCCCCCCGCAGGGACAGATCAAGCAATTGGATGGGATGAATAACCCCTAGATTCTGGCCTTGTTTTCCCAGATGTTTTTGGATTTGCAAAGAGCAGCCAGGGTTGGCGGAAATGATTAATTGGGCACCGGTTTGACAGAGATTGTTAACTTTTTGCTGCCCCAGTTCCTCTGCTACGGCTGGTTGGAGCATGTTATAGACCCCGGCACTGCCACAACAGAGGGCCGCATCCAAGGGCTCCCGCAACTGTAAATGGGGAATTTGGGCAATCAACTGTCGGGGTTGGAGACTAATTTTTTGACCATGGATCAGATGGCAAGCATCTTGATAAACCACAGGGGTTAATTCCTCAGTGACGGGGTGGAGGGTTTGATTTAACCCTATCTCCATCAGAAACTCATTAATGTCTCGTACTTTACTAACAAAGGCTTGGGCTTTGGGTAAATATTCAGCATCGTCGGCCAAGATATGATGATATTCCTTCAGTGTGTGACCGCAACCGGCGGCATTAATAATGATGTAGTCCACCTCCGTATTAGCAAAACTGTCGATCATTTGTCTGGCGATCGCCTCGGCTTGATCTGTTTGGCCTTGGTGGGCGGGGAGGGCGGCGCAACAACCTTGGGATTGGGGAATCACTACTTCGCAACCATTGGCAGTTAAAACCCGGACAGTGGCTTCATTGACGGGGGAGAAAAATAATCTTTGTACACACCCAAGAATTATCCCCACTCGGTAACGCTTTTCCCCCTGGGCAGAAATTTCCGTTGGATAATTATCCCGAAAAGAAGCGGCGGTCACCCTGGGCAAAATACTTTCCATGGCCGCTAAACGGGGAAAAAATCTGCTCAATAAGCCCGTTGCTTGCACTAATTTTTGCAAACCACAATTTTGGTAGACCCAGAGCAGGGGCAACAATAACCGCAACCGCCAGGGATAGGGAAATAAGTTAAAAATGATCCCCCGCAAGAGGCGATCGCCAAAGGGACGGTCATGATTTCGTTCCACCTGGGGCCTGGTGGCGGAGATCAACTGGTCATACTGCACCCCCGAAGGACAGGCACTGACACAGGCTAAGCAACCTAAACAACTGTCAAAATGCTGGATGGTGGTGGCATCTAAACTGGCTTGGCCTTGGTTAATGCCATTCATTAGATAGATGCGGCCCCGGGGGGAATCGGTTTCCTTGCCAATGACCCGGTAGCTCGGGCAGGTATTCAAACAAAAACCGCAATGGACACAGCTATCCAACACGGCCTGGGGAGGGGGATTTTGGGAATCAAAGCCGATTTTGGGCTGGTTGACGGCCTGGGCCAAGGCGGTGAAGGAGGGAGGAGCCGACATAGGGACCATGGGGAAAAACACTGTCCCCTATGATCACACTTTTTTCTAGTCTGAAACCGTCAACTTACCCTTAACTTAATCAATGGCCTCAGTAGCGTAAAACCAAGGCAATACGTTGATGTTGAGAGAGGGTGCCATCTTCGACTAAAGCCACTTCCCCACCATTGGCTAACACCACTTCGATGATTTCGTCCACTGCGTCGTCGATGACTTCCGTGCCACCGGGTTCCGCCACCAATTCAATGCCTCCGTTAGTGGAGATAATGGCAGGCTCATGGTAGCTTTTCTCCACCACCAGCAATTTACCTCGACCTTCCTGGGCTAAACGCCAGGCTTCCCCCACGGTGGAAACAAATTTTTGCGCACTAACTGCTTCATCCAAGGAGGTTAAGGCTTGATTTTGTTTAGCTTCCCTGACCGTTTGCATAATCTCCCACACCTGGGGGGTAAGTTCGCTGATGCTGGCCCGGTCAAAATTCCCCAGTAACGTACCGGCGATCGCCGCTGAATGCTGGGACACTTCTTGGAAAAAGGACACTAAACGATCCACACCGCCCACCACTAACGGTAAATTTTCCCCTTCGTTATAGGTACTAAAAGCCCGGTCCACTTCCTGGATAAAACGACGCTGGCGATCGTCTCGATAACTGGAATCAGTGTCCGCTGGTAACGCTTCTGTTCCCCCAGGTCCCGTCATGGCCAAGGTGAAGTAATCATCTTCCACTTCCTCCAAAATATCCCCAGTACCGGCCAGTAAACGACTTGATCCTCGGCTCAATAACAGTACCCAATATTGCAATTGCCGATGCAAACCATAGACCAAATCCCTGGTGGCGAAGGTTTTATCGATCACAACTCGAGCTTGAACAGGAAATGGTAAATAGTACAATTTGGCAAAATCGTGGCTCACATACAAAGCCAAACCACAAAGACCATAACTGTAATCAATAGTCTCCACCAAGTTGTCTAAATTCTTTAGCAGAGGCTCCAATTCCCGCTGGGAATACTCTTCCCCCAATCGAGTTTTAGCTTCACTAACCAAATTCTTAACCACAATGGGGTCTTGTTTATTGCCCGGGGAAGTGCGGTGGGTGGGCAGCAGAATGGAGAGGGCGGGAACAGGAGTTAAGGACTGTAACTGCTTGAGGTCCTGACGATTGATCATTTTGTCTTTACATAGGTCGATCCCCTAAGCTTACTGCCGGGGTCAGCAATGCTAACATTAAGAAAAATGTCGCGGTTTTTACATTTCTTTAAGTTTTAGGTAGTTAAAAATTCTAGTCAAAAGTCCATAAATCCCCCGCTAGCACCGTGCCTAACCCCAAACCCCTGCCACCCCAATCTGAATTGGATAATATTCGTCGCTACAATGCCCAGGCGATCGCCAACTATTACCGTCGTCGTCCCTGGAAAGTGCTATGGCGGGCCTTGGAAGTAGTTTGGTCCTTTGGTTTTTTCCTCACCTGTTTGCTCTGGGATCAGTGGACTGGTCAAGTGGAATACTACAAACGGCAACGGGCGGAGGATTTACGGGAATTGTTGACCAAACTGGGCCCCACTTTTATTAAAGTCGGCCAGGCTCTCTCCACCCGACCGGATCTGGTGCGGCGAGATTTTTTAGAAGAATTAATCAAACTCCAGGATCAATTACCCCCGTTCGATAACGACTTGGCTTTCCAGCTAATGGAAGAGCAACTGGGCATGAAAGTAGACGAAGCCTACCGGGAAATTTCTGCCCATCCCGTGGCCGCGGCTAGTTTGGGGCAAGTGTACCGAGCGATGCTATTTAGTGGTGAAGAAGTGGCAGTAAAAGTACAACGGCCCAATTTAAGACCAAGGCTGAGTCTAGATTTATATTTGATGCGGTTGGGAGCACAGAAATTCGGGCGCTTTTTACCTTTAAATTTAGGTCATGACTTAACCTTAATTGTGGATGAATTTGGTATTAAACTGTTTGAAGAAATTGATTATTTGAACGAAGGTCGCAACGCTGAAAAATTTGCGGAAAATTTCCATGGGGATGCGGAAGTCAAAGTCCCTTGCATTTATTGGCAATACAGTAATCAAAAAGTTCTCACCCTCGAATGGATTCAAGGTTTTAAATTAACTGATACAGATAAAATTCGGGCGGCGGGCCTCGACCCCAGTGATATTATTCGGATTGGGGTTACTTCGGGTTTAAGACAACTGTTGGAACATGGTTTTTTCCACGCCGATCCCCATCCCGGAAATCTTTTTGCTACCCTAGATGGTCGCATGGCCTATATCGACTTCGGCATGATGGATCAACTGGAGCCAGGGACAAAAGAAACCATTGCCAGCTCCATTGTCCAGCTAATTAACAAGGATTACCTGGCCCTCACAGAAGACTTTATTGCCCTCGGTTTTCTTGCCCCCAACACGGACATTACCCCCATCATTCCTGCCCTAGAAAATGTTTTTGGTAGCGCCATTGGTCAAAGTGTCCAAGACTTTAACTTTAAAACCATCACCGACGATTTTTCTGAGTTGATGTACGATTACCCTTTCCGGGTTCCGGCCAAATTTGCCTTGATTATTCGTTCTTTGGTCACCCAGGAAGGATTAGCTTTAAGCTTAGATCCTAATTTTAAAATTGTTGAAGTGGCCTATCCCTACGTGGCCCGGCGTTTATTAACCGGAGAATCACCCCAACTACGTCGTCAACTCATTGATGTGCTGTTTAAAAATGGCAAATTCCAATGGCAACGGTTGGAAAATATGCTCAGCATTGCCCGTTCGGACACCAAATTCGATCTTCTGCCCACTGCCCAATTAGGTTTGCAATTCCTTTTTTCCGAGGAAGGTCTATATTTACGGCGGCAAATTTTACTAGCTTTAACGGAAGATGATCGCCTCCATACCGATGAAGTACAACGGATTTGGGGTTTGGTAAAAGATGACTTTAAGCCCCAGGAACTGGTCAATGTCGCCTGGAATGCAGTGCGGGAATTTTCCCTGGCCGGCGTGAGCACCATTCTGCCGCAACGATAATTTTTCCTGCTTGTTGGCGGATGAATAGAGTTTAAGCAATCATAACGCTTGATGTTACAAAACGTCGGCGGCTTTTTAAGCTATCATAATAGCCTTACTTTCATCTGTCCTAGGGAAGAGTTGATATGTTTCTCAAGATTTTTCAAAAGAAGAACAATATTGATGCTACCCCAGAGGCTCCGGCCCCCGAGGAACAGAATGCCAAATCTACCTTGCCTGGTGTGCCAAGGGTGCCCATTGAAGAGCAAAAGCTTCTCCGTCGTCAGTGCAAACAGTTTGTCATTGATGAATTTGGTAAGTCTGTCATTAATCTTCGTCTCCAGAAGGGCATACTAACTCCTCTACACATTGTTGATCTTCATAAGGTGGTAGTGCCCCGGGAGTATTATCAAAATCCCCAGCGTTTGATTGAGCAAAGGGTACAAGAATGTTTGGAAATCCATCGCCAAAATCTGGGACAAAAACTTTATCGAGAATCTTTTAACCTTCAGCCGGGACATCTATTAGTTGCGATTAAGGACATTCGCAAAAAATCGATTGTATCTTTCAAGGATTACGCTGATAACCTGGACAAATTTTTAGAAATTTTTAACCCCGCTATCCATCAACTGCTACTAATTCGTTACTTCATTCCCCCAGTTCCGGATGATATGCATCAGTTTGATAATATTGAACTGCCGCCTCAATTTGAGAAAATTTTGACTGATGTGATCAACTTTTGTGACCTCAATTATAGTCTGGATAATTTGACCTACGACAAATGGCAGGCTTTAGTCCATGCCCTAGATGAGACCGGGGTTAGCCTCAATTTAGTTAATAAACACCAGGAGTATCCTTTCCGGGAGATGTTTACCTTTGACTACGGAGAAATTGGCTACCGTAAAGTGTTAGCTAAATTATTACTAAAGGAAAAAGTGGAAAAACGAACAGTGGTAATTCCCCTATTTGTGATTATGTTAGCTTTCTTTTGTTCGGAACCCAATGCCAGAGTTAGTTTTCCCTACCATTTTCTCTTTACTGCCACGGGGGATGCTAAGAAGCGTTCCATGGAAAAAGGTAAAATATCCTTCTTTAAGCTCTTTAATCAATTGTTGGATGAATCCTTAACCCAGGATCAACTAAGCAAGTGTTTAGCTGTAATTCACAATGAAGTTTTCCAAATTCACCAAATGGAAATTGATGATTTGCTCCTCGGTTACCGGCAAAAGCACAATGCCATGAGCGGAGTTTAAGTTGTTTTCCGATTAAACTTGAATGTCCAACTTGTCTTAAATTGGTCTGTTTAAGTAACCGAGTCGATTTCAATGCTCCCTTTGCCGTCCTTGCCATCCCCTTGGCGATCGCCGTTATTGGAGCTGTAGGGATTAGCGAATAACCTTTCCGGGTCGAGGGCATCGGGATGGGTAGAAAATTGGGGCAATACTTCCCGAATGAAAGCGGCGGAAGCCTTAGAACGGTAACGGTTAGGGTTAATGATGACGGAAAGAACCCGGCGAATTTCCACATTTTTAATCGGAGCGATATGGAGCACATTCATCTCCAATTCCTTTTCGATTGCCGTGGTGGAGACAAAGGCCGCCCCCAAACCAGACTGCACCGCATTTTTAATCGCCTCAATGGAGTTAAGTTCCATTTCAATTTTGAGACGCTTGGTATCAATTTCCCCCTGGCTCAACACCTTATCAATCACTTTGCGGATGGTGGACTGGGAATCGAGGCTAATAAACTTGAGCTTGTATAAATCTTCTTTTTGGATAGTCTCTGCCTGGGCTAGGGGATGGAGCACCGGCAAAATCAAGGCCAATTCGTCTTCAGCGTAGGGCAACACGGTCAGAGTTTCCTGCAACTCCGCCGGTACTTCGCCGCCGATAATGGCCAAATCCACCTGGCCATTGGCCACGCCCCAAGCTGTCCTACGGGTGGAATGGACCTGTAATTGCACCGTTACGTCAGGATATTGCTGCCGGAACATGCCGATCATCCGAGGTAGGAGGTAGGTGCCCGTAGTTTGGGAAGCCCCCACAATCAGGGTGCCTCCTTGTAAATTCTGTAAATCTTCGATCGCCCGACAGGTTTCTTGGCAGAGGGTAATAATCTTTTCGCCGTAATTGAGGAGCAAATGCCCTGCCTCCGTCAACTGGGCCTTGCGTCCTCCCCGGTCGAATAGGGGCACACTCAACTGTTTTTCCAGGTTTTGCACCTGCAAACTAACCGCCGGTTGGGAAACGTACAATGTGTCTGCCGCCCGTTTAAAACTGCCTTCCGAGGCGATCGCCTTGAGGATGCGAAGTTGATCCAGCGTGAACGGGATATCCGACATAGATCCAGCCAAACGATGAACAAGACAGGGACAGCCCTATTGCACTGACAGTACCACAATTAGAGCCTTTGCAACGGTATCGCCCAGGGTCTAATTCGTTAATGGGAACCTAGTTAATATCAGGACTGATCCCGCTTAAAAAAAAGTTAATCTACTATGGTCGACGCAAAAAAGAGGGCAGTTGATTCACTCCCTCCCTTTGCAAAATCCACCAAATGGTGGTTATTAGCTTATTTTTGCTACTCCGCCGACCCCAGCTGGGCGCTAAAGCCTTCAGCATTAAACACCCTGGTCAAAGTGAAACTAGCTCAGGGAAGCATTACTGCGGTCATAGGTTGTGCGGAAACTGGATTGAGGTTTGCCCTGCACAGTGGTCCAAAAATCCTTTTCTGCTTCCACGCCAATCTCAGCGGCAGCGCGGGACAACATGGATTGTTGACGGTTTTTGATGAATTGGTGGTGGCGCATCATGAGAGCGCGAGCCTGTTGTTGAGTAGACATAGTTAATACCTCTTGACGATTGCTGAAAAAAGTTTTGGTTAATTACCCTCTTTAATATTTATAGCACAAATTCTGTAACATTTTATACAGAAACAAAAATTTACATCCCCTTCTTCCCTGTGTTCAATTCCCCAGTTAGACCTATGCGCTATGGCTTCTATACCCTTGACGTGTTCACTGACCAACTTTTTGGCGGTAATCCCCTGGCGGTTTTTCCCGATGCTGAGGGTTTGACCGATGGACAAATGCAAAAAATTGCAGCGGAAATCAATTATTCCGAAACGGTGTTTGTTTTGCCCCCAGTGACGGAAACGGGGAATTTTCGCCTAAGAATTTTTACCCCCAAAAGGGAATTGGATTTTGCAGGGCATCCCACCATTGGGACCACCTATCTGTTGGGTTTGCTCCAGCCCCCCAGCCCTTTAGTTACCACCACTTGGCAGTTGGAAGAGCCGGTGGGCCTAGTGCCCGTTACCCTCCACTACAAGCAAGGACAACTGGTGCAAACAGAATTAACCGTGGCCCAGCTTCCCCAAACCAAGGATTCTGCCCCATCTTGTGAAGATTTGGCCTTGCTTTTGGGATTATCCATTGATCAGCTACAGCAAGGAGAATATGAACCCCAAGCCTATTCCTGTGGATTGCCCTTTTTATTTATTCCACTGATAAATGAGGAGGCGTTAAATCGGATTAGTTTTAATCCATCGGTTTGGCAAAATCTCTTGGCGGGTCAATGGGCCGATTGCGTTTACTGCCTGGCCCCAGGAGATCCTTCACTGGGTTTGTCCGATAACAAGTTGATCCATGGGCGGATGTTTGCCCCTGGTTTGGGCATTGCGGAAGATCCGGCCACTGGCTCCGGGGTAGCGGCATTGGGAGGTTATTTAGACGATCGCCTAGACACTCCAGGCTCACACCATTGGCAAATTGAACAGGGCAAAGCCTTGGGAAGGCCCAGCCAATTACAGTTAACTGTGGTAAAAGACGGTCAGGGGATTAGGGCAGTGAAAGTGGCCGGGCGATCCGTTTTAGTCTCGGAGGGCTTCATGAACCTGGGGAATTAGAAACAAATTGCAGAATTATCACCCCCTGGGGGCAGAAATTTTTCTTCTTCCCCGACCCCAAACTGCGGTGAAAATGGGATTTGACCATTGCTTGTGTACACAACGAGGAAAAATTGAGGGGATTGTGATAGGATGGTTGGTCGGACGCGGACGTGGCGGAATTGGTAGACGCGCTAGATTTAGGTTCTAGTGTCTTTGGCGTGGGAGTTCGAGTCTCCCCGTCCGCATTAAGGGAACAAAACTTCTATTGTTCTTAGCCAAGACGGCTTTCTTTAAGATCTCTAGTACGGGCGAAGCGGTTTGTGCTGAAGCTAATGATTCGTGACTTGATCCTTAGAATCTCGGGGAAATATAAATAGTCGTCCATCCTGAAACAGGCTTTAAAAACTAAGTGACGTTCAGTGCAATCTTAACAACATGAGGTTAATAATTCAGCCGTTATGCTACTTCAATTTACCAAAGCCCTGAATGGCGGTAATTTATACCCCCCAGTTATTAAGAAGCTTTCATTGTTTATTTAACAAATTTAAGAAGGTATTAATGTCTTTAGAAGACCTTATTTTTGTCCCAATTATTTTACCCTGCAACCTACAATGATAAAAGAGCAATACTTCTGTGAAAATTACGATAATTAAAGAGTGTTATTTTCAGCCTCAAATTTCGCCTCGATATAGCCAGCTTCTACCAAAAAAGCCCTCAGAGCATCGGGATAGGAGTCGTATTTAACCTCGTTTAAACAGTTACTTTGGTCATCATATTCCAAACAATTAGTTAGCCCCCAATCAGACTCCCGGTCGTAATATTTGAGCATGGTCTGCCAGCCCTCATCCAATTCACCAATTAGGGCTTTATTAGCGACATAGGCGGCGAGAAAACCGTTCTTTTCCGAATCCTGGGCTACAATTTCTGGCAGATCTTTTTCCATAGATTGAGCATTTTCTCGATGGATAAATTGGAAGCTAGGCTCAAAGGACACATCCACTACTTGACCATTTTGCAGAGCCCAAATCTGGGCTGGGGCCGCACTACCGGCATAGGAGGAAAAGAGATAAAGGAAACGATTATCTACCTCTACATACTCATCCCAACCATCATTATTTAGATCTTCCGCCGGATGGGGGCCACCATTAAAAAAGCCGAAGTCCCGTACAGACCAATCACTCCCATTTTGATTACTGGTAAAGACTTTGACCTCGTTGCAACAATGGGCACCGCCGGTATAGGTAGCAAAAAGCACTGCTGGATAAGGATTATCCCGATCCATATCAGTAATCTGCAGCAAAGCGATGGGCATGGGGGACTCTGACCCTTCTAGAGTGGCTACAATTTTGTTTTTAAATTTAACGGTGACGGTGGGAAACCAACTTTCATAGCCATCATGTTTTTCTTGGCGATAGCTGATGCTGGCACTCACATCGCCTTTTTCTACTTTTCCGTTTAATTTTGGTTCGTCGCTATTAGGATCAAAGGTCTCAAAAGTATATGTGTCTGAGTTTTGAGCCAGTTGCACTTCTTGGCGATCGCCATTCACCTGTTGATTCTGCTCTACTGCTGGAGGGAAGGAGGGAGTAATGGCACAAGCAGATAGGGGCCAAACCGAGGCTAGGGCCAACCCCAGCAGACCAATGTGAAAACTCTGATATGGAGCCATGACTATCATCTCCCCCAAATTAGACCGTTGATTTTTCCAATCTCCATTGTGGCAGGAATTTTTCGGGGCCATAACTTTTTTGCCTAGGCAGTAACTAA
The genomic region above belongs to Synechocystis sp. PCC 6803 substr. PCC-P and contains:
- a CDS encoding AarF/ABC1/UbiB kinase family protein, whose protein sequence is MPNPKPLPPQSELDNIRRYNAQAIANYYRRRPWKVLWRALEVVWSFGFFLTCLLWDQWTGQVEYYKRQRAEDLRELLTKLGPTFIKVGQALSTRPDLVRRDFLEELIKLQDQLPPFDNDLAFQLMEEQLGMKVDEAYREISAHPVAAASLGQVYRAMLFSGEEVAVKVQRPNLRPRLSLDLYLMRLGAQKFGRFLPLNLGHDLTLIVDEFGIKLFEEIDYLNEGRNAEKFAENFHGDAEVKVPCIYWQYSNQKVLTLEWIQGFKLTDTDKIRAAGLDPSDIIRIGVTSGLRQLLEHGFFHADPHPGNLFATLDGRMAYIDFGMMDQLEPGTKETIASSIVQLINKDYLALTEDFIALGFLAPNTDITPIIPALENVFGSAIGQSVQDFNFKTITDDFSELMYDYPFRVPAKFALIIRSLVTQEGLALSLDPNFKIVEVAYPYVARRLLTGESPQLRRQLIDVLFKNGKFQWQRLENMLSIARSDTKFDLLPTAQLGLQFLFSEEGLYLRRQILLALTEDDRLHTDEVQRIWGLVKDDFKPQELVNVAWNAVREFSLAGVSTILPQR
- a CDS encoding PhzF family phenazine biosynthesis protein, with protein sequence MFNSPVRPMRYGFYTLDVFTDQLFGGNPLAVFPDAEGLTDGQMQKIAAEINYSETVFVLPPVTETGNFRLRIFTPKRELDFAGHPTIGTTYLLGLLQPPSPLVTTTWQLEEPVGLVPVTLHYKQGQLVQTELTVAQLPQTKDSAPSCEDLALLLGLSIDQLQQGEYEPQAYSCGLPFLFIPLINEEALNRISFNPSVWQNLLAGQWADCVYCLAPGDPSLGLSDNKLIHGRMFAPGLGIAEDPATGSGVAALGGYLDDRLDTPGSHHWQIEQGKALGRPSQLQLTVVKDGQGIRAVKVAGRSVLVSEGFMNLGN
- a CDS encoding (Fe-S)-binding protein, coding for MFFPMVPMSAPPSFTALAQAVNQPKIGFDSQNPPPQAVLDSCVHCGFCLNTCPSYRVIGKETDSPRGRIYLMNGINQGQASLDATTIQHFDSCLGCLACVSACPSGVQYDQLISATRPQVERNHDRPFGDRLLRGIIFNLFPYPWRLRLLLPLLWVYQNCGLQKLVQATGLLSRFFPRLAAMESILPRVTAASFRDNYPTEISAQGEKRYRVGIILGCVQRLFFSPVNEATVRVLTANGCEVVIPQSQGCCAALPAHQGQTDQAEAIARQMIDSFANTEVDYIIINAAGCGHTLKEYHHILADDAEYLPKAQAFVSKVRDINEFLMEIGLNQTLHPVTEELTPVVYQDACHLIHGQKISLQPRQLIAQIPHLQLREPLDAALCCGSAGVYNMLQPAVAEELGQQKVNNLCQTGAQLIISANPGCSLQIQKHLGKQGQNLGVIHPIQLLDLSLRGEKLTGL
- a CDS encoding LysR family transcriptional regulator produces the protein MSDIPFTLDQLRILKAIASEGSFKRAADTLYVSQPAVSLQVQNLEKQLSVPLFDRGGRKAQLTEAGHLLLNYGEKIITLCQETCRAIEDLQNLQGGTLIVGASQTTGTYLLPRMIGMFRQQYPDVTVQLQVHSTRRTAWGVANGQVDLAIIGGEVPAELQETLTVLPYAEDELALILPVLHPLAQAETIQKEDLYKLKFISLDSQSTIRKVIDKVLSQGEIDTKRLKIEMELNSIEAIKNAVQSGLGAAFVSTTAIEKELEMNVLHIAPIKNVEIRRVLSVIINPNRYRSKASAAFIREVLPQFSTHPDALDPERLFANPYSSNNGDRQGDGKDGKGSIEIDSVT